The DNA segment AAGTATCACAATTTGCTTCAGACAATGTGATGGTGTTATATGACTGGTCAGGAGTACTATTCAGTTTACCCATAACAGGATTTCCGATGATGCAAAATGTTTGATGAACTGGACATGATAAACCAgtctaaaaataaaacttttttacCATAGTTCATGGAATATTATATTTAGTATCATAATATTGTATGAATTAATTCACATTGAATAATAGAGTATAACTTGTCAAAACCGGCCCCTGTCTATTCTGGCTTTATTGTTTGGTCCCAGCATTATCCCTATTAAATTATAGTAGTtaaaacctgtataatctggaacCTATCTATTTTGAAAACTTGCCTTGTTTAACTGATCATGGTATCACCAGTATACTTCTTAAATCGACCTGCTTAAACTGaccatcattttttttcaactaGCAACAATATAAACTTTGAAGACTTTCACAATTACCTGATTAAGGACCATGTTGCTGATTGAAGTGCCCATGGGTTTGATTTACTGGTAATTTTAATTGACATCTCAATGGTTGATGACTATTCTATACTCCAAAAGGATTACCGGAGAAAGTACACATGTGCCTTTCGAGTGTGCAGTTGATACAGATCTAAAAATGCCTGGTTGTTGATACTGAAGATGACTCAGAATATGTAAACAGTTTATACATATTACGTATGCCTAGCGAGGCAGTGATAGAAACTGAGTTGACTTACTTAGGGGACTGGGAAAATGATTTGTAATTCAATGGTAAACCTTGTGGGGAAAAAAACTTCATTGTCATTTCATACACTACCGGTTGGGGCATGGATGTAGCTAGTTAGTTTTCACAGCTTCATTTAAAGGCTTTTATTCTTATTTCGATCTGTATTGGACTTTGAATAAAGATTAAAATTTTTATTATGCACTTACATCCCATTTTTCAAGTCAAACCTCATTTCTCAGATGTTGATTATACATAACTGATCTCTATCAACCGGTGTAGTATGGTAAAATGTAGCCCATGGTAAAGTAAAGCATTTCACTATTTTCTTAACGATTCACTTTTTTTCACCAAATCTTTTTTAGAGTACCTCGTTTTATTCCTCTGAACAcataaacacacaaaaaatgtttGGGGGTCGGGAAATTTAGGGTGGGGTGAAGCACTTTACTTTAAAGTCAGCATGGCACCAAACCCTAAATTTTCTGACTCCTAAACATTTTTAGCCAACCATCatcagaaggtactgaagggacctaaaatttcatatgtaagttccttTTGTTCTCTcctattgcatttttggaccaatctgaaaacaacatggccgacagacagccataaTATCGCTAGATCTCAGATTTTTTTGTGTTAAATTATCATGATATGTAGAGAAATAACTAGGCTAATTGATAAAAAgattttataaagaaaagtcAATTAGAAACAAATGATAAGGTGGCTTCACTTTatcataatggtattttgaccctgGTTCATTTTCACCATGCTTCAAAATACCATGCAGCACCATGGAGGTATctatacagtcgaacctgtgtataaaggacacataAGGGACAAGACAAagatggcctttatagagaggtgtccttcatatagaggttcaacgagttatgtcccttataaacgaagaaacaaaccaaagtctgattgatagtacactatatatctactgattattagatttattttgtatatgcaAATTGGCCAAATAGTCCCAGTGACATCCGGTTTAGACAGGCTATACTATACAATATCTGCAATTGTTTTTTTCATACAaaagataatttcattttttgtttgtttctccttttttttttatttagttcttATTTTTAAGCTGAACCTTGCTGTGTTTTTAATGATGTGCTTACAGTGATTAATCATGTCTGGATTTCCGATGAAAATCGCCTGTAGAAATGTTTTATATTCcttttctatattgtatataattttcatagttttttaatcatttttagctcgtctcgGCATTGGTTTTCCAACTTTATGTTTTgatgcaagtgttgaaaggcattaacacatcactttatgattgtactagggtactgatatttgacattaaGGTCCCTGTTGACTTAGACTATTCATTTGCAAAGTCAAACTaagggatttaaaaaaaaatctacttgAGGACATGTTTTGAACTTTGACATATCTTGAATTTTTGAAGATATTATATTCTTTTTTATGTACTTATGAATTATGTCAATTAGGTTGAATATCACAGATTAATTCtgtcatgtacatgtgtacacacTATAACTTATTtatcctatacatgtatatacaaaacaatacaaatattttgattaattattGACAAACAGTTGCGAGACAAGCCATGCTGTTCTACAACATCtctgtttttagctcacctgcccgaagggcatgtagcatgctggggtgaagggctacaaagtttgttcaaataaatgaccttgaccttcattcaaggtcacatgggtcaaataggctataatcttcaaacgacttcttctcaataaccaagaggcccagagacttgatattgggcatgtagcatgctgggatgaagggctacaaagtttgttcaaataaatgaccttgaccttcattcaaggtcacatggatcaaataggctataatcttcaaacggcttcttctcaataaccaagaggcccagggacttgatattgggcctgtagcatgctggggtgaagggctacaaagtttgttcaaataaatgaccttgaccttcattcaaggtcacatgggtcaaattggctataatcttcaaatgacatcttctcaaaaaccaagaggcccagggacttgatattgggcctgtagcatgctggggtgaagggctaccaattttgttcaaataaattcccttgacctacattcaaggtcacatgggtgaaatcggcttatatctgtaaacaataattttgcgatagccaagagcctccaagacctgatattaggccaatagcatgctggaatgaaggactagaaaattttcaatatgaataaaactagcttacaatgatatttgaataaagaggtaatcaacatagtgtctttagaaatgacctcaatcaacttcaaagttgctgtagagccaggtgagcgatacaggcccattgggcctcttgtttagctcacctggtccgaaggaccaaggtgagcttatgccatactgtggcgtccgtcgaccgtctgtcgtccgtccgtccgtcaacaattgacttatttgacttcttcttcataaccgctgatcagaatttgaacaaatttggtcagaagcatccctatgggtaggggactcaaaattgtacaaatgatggagctgaccccctgggggcctctggggttgggccaaaaggggtcaatttggagttattgatataaacaacttcttctctgaagccaagcaatggctatcgctcatatttgccaggtagcatcactatggggtgaggattcaaaattgtacaaatgaagggtctgaccccccaggggcctgaggggcggggccaaatgtggtaaatccggctatattgatataaacgacttcttctctgaaatcaagcaatggctatcgctcaaatttgcctggtagcatcattatagggtggggattcaaaattgtacaaatgatggggctgaccccccaggggcctgaggagcggggccaaatgtggtaaatccggctatattgatataaacgacttcttctctgaaaccaagcagtggctattgctcatatttgcctggtagcatcattatggggtggggattcaaaattgtacaaatgatgaggcttacctcccaggggccttaagGGCCGGTGCCAAATGtagtcaatttggctatattgatataaatgacttctctgaaaccaagcaatggatcttgctcatatttgcctggtagtatcactattgggtggggattcaaaattgtacaaatgatggggctgaccccccccccaggggcctgaggggcggggccgaatgtggtcaatttggctatattgataaaaacgacttcttctctgaaaccaagcagtggctatcgctcatatttgcctggtagcatcattatggggtggggattcaaaattgtacaaatggtggggctgacccccggatggctgaggggctgggccgAGAGGGGtaaatttggctaaattgatataaaggaCTTCTCTgaaatttgactggtagcatccttcTTGGGGGGCAGGGTcagaaggggtcaattggtttgaacaacttcttttctgaaactaagcaatggatatcactcacatttgtgtggtagcaatccATATGGAGTTgcaccaaaagtcaatttcatttcatggattaaaaTACCTTTaggcataaaaacctcacatttttagaattaaaaaccaatgtacatgttcccatataaaatgcttatgatattgacatagcaatttCATATGAAACCAGGTTAGCAATACGGCCCTTATGGGACTCTTGTTTATAAGCttgtctcttcgaagaagagggAGAGCTAATTATACCATGTTATCATCCCAGCGTTGGCATTAGTTTTCCAACTTTGTTTTTAGTGCAAGTGGTGAAAGgcattaacacatcactttatagTTGTGCTAGGGAACTGATATTTGGTATTGGTGTCCCTGTGGTGTTAGACTATCACATCCTAGAGTTAAACTGgaagattttttggggaaaaaatgaCTGCTTCTTTACATGTTTTggattaaatattttttatgctgacaaattattttaatgttttgcttAAAGTGTTGAAAAGCATGAACAcgtcactttataattgtactatagggtactgatatttgacatCATAAGTGTCCCTGCTTTGAACTTAAATATTTTTGGCATTTTTGAGGATATCAGAGATTTTTCAGCTATTTATGGATGATGTCCAATTAAGTTTGAGTAATAGAAATTAATTTTGTCAAGTACACAATATAAATCTTATTTATCCAATTTGCAAAACAATTCCAATTTATATATTCTAATTATTTATGGacaaacatttgtgagatcAGCTCTGCTGTTCTACGACAGCTCTTGTATTTCCATGTAGCAACTTTCATTTCCTTAGACTGATCAAACTCAGACTTTGTGCAATGTTTTCTTATTAAAAGTACTTACTAGGGATTGCTTTTCTgtatcaaaggtcaaggtcacttttattaaatacaaaatgtatagaaaatcagtttccatgcaataactttGAATGGCTTTTATGGAAGAGTGTATTTTAAGTTTACAGGTAATGTGTCACTCTGACTGGCCATTCAGACTTTTGACTTAACTGTTTTTCTTGATCCACTGTGATGTGCAGATGTGCAATAGGGGTTTTAAAAAACTTATGTCAAGCttactatttttagcccaccatcatcagatggtgggctattcaaatcgccctgcgtccttGGACCGTCCGTCTGTTCCTctgtccgtccgtaaacaattcttgctatcgctatttctgagaaagtactgaagggatctttctcaaatttcatatataagtttcccttgtttaaaaagcactggagggatgtttctcaatttatacagattagtaagaggaagggaaaaaaagagaaaagatcaatctgacatggaacctatgaagatcattcaatggtgggcgtcaagatccctctgggatctctcgTTTTAAAAGCAACCCAAAATATACTCTCAAAAAGCATCATTATAAGGCGCTGTGTAGAAGTTCATactttctgaaattttacatGATTATACAATTTGAAATGCTGATGCACATAATATGGGTCTAAGCTAAGGTCAATATCAAGGTTggtgttactataaatataactAGGAATGTATTTTAAAGTACATCAAATATGGCACTTACAGAatgtaaaatattctgaaatatcACAAGCATGATCATACTCTGTGAAATACAGATGTGCAATAGGAATTAAAAAAGTTGCTAATGTTAAGGTCAAGGTAAAGtgtaatttgtatatttgcagCATATATTTAGTAATTCTATGtcaatgtattacatatatgtatattggtTCCACTTGTggttctatttatatatactcacatatataaatatacagtttaCTTCTTTAAAGTGGGTCTTGATGCAAGGTGGCATTTTTTGGTCCCCTCACCTACAATAGttatacaaatttaaaattattttgtattactttCGATAAATACAAAGCAATTTGTATTCTTTATAAGGGGCTTATTACATgattgtaacatgtatgttatatattatgtcGTTTAAATAAAACAGCCCTTTTCAATCAAAACTTGAAGTATTgcttatttttagcccaccatctgatgatggtgggctattcaaatcgccctacatccgtggtccgtcctccgtctgtctgtccgtctgctCTTAGTACAAGTACCATTTGGGGACACTTTGCTTTTTAGACAATATGAGGTTGTTTCAGCATATGGGGTCGACCCCACATACAGATGTCATATATGTGTCCTAAATGACAGTGGGGTTGCTATAgattaatataaaaaacaagaggcccaggggccttaacggtcatctgactttaaattaaaacccttatattattgtagtatgtattccctgtagcaagtatatagtggcactgttggccatggtggccatcttggatttctgaccaacccaaaaataacaacacttggtctggaccatttaggataatttctggtaagttagagctgaatcccactggtggaatttgagaagaagtttgaaatacttgttgttcaggaaaaccatgattgcgcaatcatgttacaaaaatgCCGCTGtgactgccatgtcaaagtttttacgaggcgGAAAAATAGCAAAACTTTGTTGgctccttccttaacattctcaccaatttccagctcaatagcaccaatggaactggagaggaagtttaaaatgtgtttttcaagatggctgccatggcagccatcttggatttctgattgacctgaaaaataacaacagttggtcaggaccatctccgaggatcatttctggtaagttagagccgaatcccactggtggaatttgagaagaagtttgaaatacgtgttgttcaggaaaaccatgattgcgcaatcatgttacaaaaatgCCGCCGTGACTGCATGGTGTTATGTATGTATCCGTTACTATCCATGGTCATTatcctgatgttagtacgttcCTATAACAGAACCGCATGGTTCCGGTTTGTGTACTGCGCATGTTTGTAATGTTGTGACCCGCCATTAAAATGTTCCAAGCAGTGGTGCGTTGTCCTGGTAGTTTATAAGTAAAAGAACCAATACAAACACAACAGTGGCGACGAGGATCGACGTAAACTATCATCGGAACAACACCTGAAACAGAAAAACTGCAAGGTATGGCTGTAAGACACGGAAATATCGAGGAATTCGATATAAATTCTCAGAATTGGGACGAGTACATCGAACGTTTAGAACATTATTTTGTGGCTAACACTGTGGATGATGATGCTATAAAGCGTTCCATATTACTGACTGTTTGTGGCAGTAAGACATACGGACTTATTCGGAATGTAGTGAGTCCTGAAAAACCCAGTGATAAAACGTACGATGAACTGAAAACGGCTATTGGCACACACCTTAAACCCAAACCGTTGGTCATAGCGGAAAGGTTCAAATTCCACCAACGTAAACAGAGGGAAGGAGAAACGGTGAGTCAATTCTTAGCTGAACTTCGTAAATTAAGCGAACATTGTAATTTTGAAGGCTTTCTTAACGATGCAATACGTGATAGATTCGTGTGTGGATTATCCTCCACTGCAACACAGCGTAAATTACTCTCAGAATCTGATCTCACATTGAAAAGAGCCATGGACATTGCAATTAGTATGGAGATGGCTGACAGCGAATCTCGTAAACTTAAGGAAACAGTGTTTGATGATGGTAAGAATGCGGAAAGGACACACAAAGTGTTTACACAATGCTTTCGTTGTGGTAAGAACAATCACAATGCAGACAATTGTTACTACAAAAACAGCAAATGTCACAAATGTCACGAAAACGGACATCTGAGTAAAATGTGTCATGTCAACAAATCGCGACAGAATGTAAACAAACCGCGATCacatcaaagtactgaaagtactggtGGTACTCCAGGAAACAAAAAGAGacataaaatgaagaaaaaaagtcCTAAGGTCAACTTTGTGGATTCTGACATGGATTCTTCTGGTGTCCAGGATACTGAACAACAGTACTCATGGCCTCTATTTTCAATCAATTCTGGTGGTCATAAAgaaataaacattgatttgtTAATTGACAACAAACAACAGAAAATGGAATTAGATACTGGCGCTTCAGTTTCGTTGATGTCGGAAAAGGAGTACAAACAGAAGTATGATGGAAAACTTAACAAGTCATCAACAGTATTAAGAACATACAACGGTCAGCTTTTACCAGTTGTCGGAGAAAAAtctgttactgtacagtatggagACCAACATCTATCGCTACCATTACTTGTTGTCAAAGCTGATGGACCAGCATTACTGGGTAGGAACTGGTTAAGTCAATTAAAACTTAATTGGCAGTCCATCAAGTACACCATCCATGATAACTTGGAGAAGGAAATCTTCCAGAGATACAAGGTTTTCAATGAAGAGCTTGGTACTGTGAAAGGTGTAACTGCGACACTTCGATTGAAAGATAACTGTACACCAAAGTTTTTCAAACCAAGGCCCGTGCCTTTTGCTCTAAAGGACAAGATTGGTGAAGAGCTTGAACGCTTGGAAAAGGCAGGTATTCTCAGAAAAGTAGAGAGTTCTGATTGGGGCACTCCTATTGTACCAGTGTTGAAGCCTGATGGATCTGTGAGGATATGTGGGGACTATAAAGTCACTATCAATCCCTACTTGGATGTTCCAGAATATCCTTTACCCACAAGTGAAGAGTTGTTTGCAAAGTTGAATGGTGGTGAACAGTTCTCAAAACTTGATTTGACTAGTGCGTATCAACAAGTACTCTTAGACGAGGAGTCGCGAAACCTTGTAACCATAAACACACACCAAGGTTTGTACCAGTATACGCGTCTTCCATTTGGAGTTGCGGCTGCACCAGCTATTTTTCAACGCACAATGGATCAAGTCCTGCAAGGAATTGAAGGTGTCGGATGCATATTAGATGATATTCTAATTACGGGGAAATCTGACGTGGAACACTGTCACAATCTTCATACGACACTACAGCGACTTGAAAATTTCGGTATACGACTACGGAAAGACAAATGTTTTTTCCTTCGCGATGAAGTAGAATATTTCGCGTTCAAAGTCAACAAAGAAGGTATCCACCCTTCACCGAGAAAAGTGGaagccattttgaaattggctGATCCTCAGAATAAGCGTGAACTTCAATCTTGGCTCGGTATTGTGAATTATTACCGGAAATTCATTCCCAACATGGCGACTGTCCTTGAGCCTCTTACTCATCTGCTTGCCAATGATGTCGAATGGCAATGGAGCCAAACATGTGCGAATGCATGTGAGACTATCAAGAAACTTTTGGTTTCATCTGAAGTTATGGTACATTATGACCCAAAGAAACCATTGACGTTAGCTGTCGATGCTTCATCATATGGACTTGGAGCTGTTATCTCGCACACCATTGGGTCGAACGACAAACCCATAGCGTATGTTTCGCGCACCTTGACATCTGCGGAAAGGAATTATTCGCAGATAGAAAAAGAAGCGTTAGCGATTATCTTTGGAATTCAACGGTTTCACCAGTATCTGTACGGGCGACGTTTTACCCTATTGACGGACCATAAACCGCTGACAACTATATTGGGACCAAAGAAGGGCATTCCGGTTTTGGCCGCGTCTCGATTGCAAAGATGGGCGATACAGTTATCCGCGTACCAGTTCGACATAAAGTTTCGTTCAACGGATAAAAACGGAAATGCTGATGTGTTATCACGTTTTCCTATGAAAGAGGAGGAAAGTGGAGTTGACGACAACTATGTGTTCTATGAGGAAGCTCAGTTAGTGAACAAAATGCAAGTTAACAGCTTACCTGTTACTGCTATGCGTATCGCTGCGGCAACAAAAGGAGATACAACTTTGGCACGCGTAATAGAATTTACCCGAAGTGGATGGCCAAATGTGGAAATGGGAGATGAACTTAAACCATATCACAGAATTCGTGATGAACTGACCATGGAGGAAGGATGCTTACTCCGAGGAGTACGAGTAATCATTCCGAACCAATATCAAAGTGAAATATTAGATGAACTGCATAGCAACCATCCAGGAATTGTTAGAATGAAATCCCTGGCTCGGTTACATGCATGGTGGCCAAACATGGATGTGGATATTGAACGGAAAGTGTCGGGCTGTGAGGCATGTCAGAAAGTACTACCAAATGCACCGAAATCTCCTGCAAACCCTTGGAGATGGCCGTCAGCACCATGGAACCGTATTCATATCGATTTTGCTGGACCATTCATGAGTGAAATGTTCATGGTAGTGGTCGATGCACATTCAAAGTGGTTAGATGTGATACGCATGTCTTCCACGACCACAGCCAGTACTATCAACGCGTTGAGGTTTCTATTCGCGTCGTATGGTTTACCCAAAGAACTAGTTTCAGATAATGGACCGCAATTTACTGCAGCAGAGTTTGCCACATTCTTGAAAGAAAATGGAGTACGTCATATACTTTCTGCACCTTATCACCCCAGCTCAAACGGCGAGGCAGAGAGAGCTGTACGTACATTCAAGCAAGCTATGAAATCCCTGGTTCAGTCAGATAGTAGTCTGAACCAGAAACTTGCTTCGTTTTTGTTGTCGTACCGTACAACACCACACAGTCTCACCAAGACTCCACCCAGTGAACTATTCTTGGGAAGGAAGTTGAGGACCAGGTTGGATATTATGCGTCCGGATCTTTCTGGGAAAATTCAACAAAAGACTACACCAACAGAGTCAAAAACACGATTGTTCGAAATTGGTGACATTGTCATTACTCGCGACTACCGTGGAAACCCACGGAAACCTTCATATATCAAAGGTATTGTTATCCGCAAGCTAGGACCAATGACATATACCATTCAGGTGGACAACCTTATATGGAAAAGACATGTGGATCAAATACGTACATGTGATCCAGCTTGTAACTTTGAACCAAGAGAGCAAGCAGTTCCAGACACTCACAATTCTCTGGACAGTCTTCCAGGTATCTTACCTAATCCAACCATTGGTACTCAGAGGATTCCTTCAGCAGATTGTCCAATTAGGATTCAAACCAGTGAAGTAGCTACTACTACACCAGAGACTGATCAGACTGATCCATCGACCAATGTGACACATGAACATCGCTATCCGCGTCGTGATATAATCAAACCATCGCGTCTGATTGAAAACTGTTAAATTTATAgcagtgtacatgtgtttagTTCAGTGTTTATTGTGTTAAAGATTCATGTTGATTTTTTGGACATTGAACTTACgaactttaatttgtttaattttaacaaacatgtgaGCTAAGAAAGCTGTAATTAATTACAGGTTATTATGGATAAGGGAAACCTTTCTTGAGAGAGGGAAAAGTGTTATGTATGTATCCGTTACTATCCATGGTCATTatcctgatgttagtacgttcCTATAACAGAACCGCATGGTTCCGGCTTGTGTACTGCGCATGTTTGTAATGTTGTGACCCGCCATTAAAATGTTCCAAGCAGTGGTGCGTTGTCCTGGTAGTTTATAAGTAAAAGAACcaatacaaacacaacacatgGCAAAGTTTTTACGGgtccgaaaaataacaacactttgttggctgtCCTTTGTTAACATCcacaccaatttccagctcaatggcactaGTGGATCTGGAGAAgcagtttaaaatgtgtttttcaagatggttgccatggctgccatcttggatttctgactcATAGATGCCATCAACCCCTGTATCTTGGTTTTaaatacagaagtgacatacctttctttaacagtattttcttgagattttatcttttcaggTTCTTTTGGATATcttcttctttcaatatctgttgttgatgattcatGATGTATACCAAAAAACATTGGAACCAAATTCATCAGAGGCCTTGGTAATTAAAACAAGATCTCATGACAAATGATCCtgatgtttatttgttttttttttgttttgtttttttcaatcttttctttttttctgaattaaaggtcatttcttttattaaaataaacacTAATTTGCAATGTAGAATCattttttctctaaattataatgtacaattcatttctgttattaaaataaatacttatttGTAATATACAATCATTTTTTCTCTAATTTACAAATGTACTGTCaatttttaacaatatatatgaacattttaacaatacataacaaaaacaattttatctATCAACAATgtgttttaaatacatataacaaagaTTATCATAGATTAACATAGTGCACAATATCTTCTTGTAAACATTCCAGGGAAGAGACACTGTTTTGTAGAATGTAcaatttaaaatgtcatttagcaacttaaaatgtataacttttGTAGGTTTGATACATGTTTTACCAATAGCTTTATATacaagaaattgtttaaattctTCATTAAGATAATGATGTATCATGTTTGAgacaaaatatctgtatatcattATTTGAACTTCTACTGGTATTTTCTGAAAAAATGCGGAAATGCCATgacattcattatttttttcttttacaacaGCATAATGNNNNNNNNNNNNNNNNNNNNNNNNNNNNNNNNNNNNNNNNNNNNNNNNNNNNNNNNNNNNNNNNNNNNNNNNNNNNNNNNNNNNNNNNNNNNNNNNNNNNNNNNNNNNNNNNNNNNNNNNNNNNNNNNNNNNNNNNNNNNNNNNNNNNNNNNNNNNNNNNNNNNNNNNNNNNNNNNNNNNNNNNNNNNNNNNNNNNNNNNNNNNNNNNNNNNNNNNNNNNNNNNNNNNNNNNNNNNNNNNNNNNNNNNNNNNNNNNNNNNNNNNNNNNNNNNNNNNNNNNNNNNNNNNNNNNNNNNNNNNNNNNNNNNNNNNNNNNNNNNNNNNNNNNNNNNNNNNNNNNNNNNNNNNNNNNNNNNNNNNNNNNNNNNNNNNNNNNNNNNNNNNNNNNNNNNNNNNNNNNNNNNNNNNNNNNNNNNNNNNNNNNNNNNNNNNNNNNNNNNNNNNNNNNNNNNNNNNNNNNNNNNNNNNNNNNNNNNNNNNNNNNNNNNNNNNNNNNNNNNCATTCCAACTGTAGAGGAATCTCAGATGTTCTGGCCCAAAAAGTTCTGGAAAGAGTTTTTGCAATAAAAGTTTTCCAAAATTCCCAGCGGAATTTGCTTGGCACCTGATGCCTTGAATCACATCATCGCTAAGCCCAAATTCATCTGGAACTCCTGACTCCGGCCTGTTAATGTCATCTGGCCCTGCAACTTCCGTGGGCATGGGTGTCCTTGACGCGTCCAGACGATACAATAGCTCCAATATCTTATCTTCCTTGGCCTCCTTTCTCGCTAGTCTATCCTCGAGCGTCGCTAGCCTCCTATTTAATGTGCTGATGCCTTGCAGAATGTTTTTCATAGTTGGATCACTGCGGCTGTCCTCTCTAAAAGTTACACGTCGAAACGGTGTTAAGGAAGGTGTATCTGGTCTTGAATTATTAGGAGTTGACACTAGGTCGGCAGTAGTTGGCACCAGGTTATTTGCGTGCGGCAACAGGTCATCAGCAGTTGGCACTGTGTCATTTGAAGGTGGCACCATAAGATA comes from the Pecten maximus unplaced genomic scaffold, xPecMax1.1, whole genome shotgun sequence genome and includes:
- the LOC117318929 gene encoding uncharacterized protein K02A2.6-like is translated as MAVRHGNIEEFDINSQNWDEYIERLEHYFVANTVDDDAIKRSILLTVCGSKTYGLIRNVVSPEKPSDKTYDELKTAIGTHLKPKPLVIAERFKFHQRKQREGETVSQFLAELRKLSEHCNFEGFLNDAIRDRFVCGLSSTATQRKLLSESDLTLKRAMDIAISMEMADSESRKLKETVFDDGKNAERTHKVFTQCFRCGKNNHNADNCYYKNSKCHKCHENGHLSKMCHVNKSRQNVNKPRSHQSTESTGGTPGNKKRHKMKKKSPKVNFVDSDMDSSGVQDTEQQYSWPLFSINSGGHKEINIDLLIDNKQQKMELDTGASVSLMSEKEYKQKYDGKLNKSSTVLRTYNGQLLPVVGEKSVTVQYGDQHLSLPLLVVKADGPALLGRNWLSQLKLNWQSIKYTIHDNLEKEIFQRYKVFNEELGTVKGVTATLRLKDNCTPKFFKPRPVPFALKDKIGEELERLEKAGILRKVESSDWGTPIVPVLKPDGSVRICGDYKVTINPYLDVPEYPLPTSEELFAKLNGGEQFSKLDLTSAYQQVLLDEESRNLVTINTHQGLYQYTRLPFGVAAAPAIFQRTMDQVLQGIEGVGCILDDILITGKSDVEHCHNLHTTLQRLENFGIRLRKDKCFFLRDEVEYFAFKVNKEGIHPSPRKVEAILKLADPQNKRELQSWLGIVNYYRKFIPNMATVLEPLTHLLANDVEWQWSQTCANACETIKKLLVSSEVMVHYDPKKPLTLAVDASSYGLGAVISHTIGSNDKPIAYVSRTLTSAERNYSQIEKEALAIIFGIQRFHQYLYGRRFTLLTDHKPLTTILGPKKGIPVLAASRLQRWAIQLSAYQFDIKFRSTDKNGNADVLSRFPMKEEESGVDDNYVFYEEAQLVNKMQVNSLPVTAMRIAAATKGDTTLARVIEFTRSGWPNVEMGDELKPYHRIRDELTMEEGCLLRGVRVIIPNQYQSEILDELHSNHPGIVRMKSLARLHAWWPNMDVDIERKVSGCEACQKVLPNAPKSPANPWRWPSAPWNRIHIDFAGPFMSEMFMVVVDAHSKWLDVIRMSSTTTASTINALRFLFASYGLPKELVSDNGPQFTAAEFATFLKENGVRHILSAPYHPSSNGEAERAVRTFKQAMKSLVQSDSSLNQKLASFLLSYRTTPHSLTKTPPSELFLGRKLRTRLDIMRPDLSGKIQQKTTPTESKTRLFEIGDIVITRDYRGNPRKPSYIKGIVIRKLGPMTYTIQVDNLIWKRHVDQIRTCDPACNFEPREQAVPDTHNSLDSLPGILPNPTIGTQRIPSADCPIRIQTSEVATTTPETDQTDPSTNVTHEHRYPRRDIIKPSRLIENC